CAGCGAAAGACTGACGACCGCGCCGATGGCCAGGCCGACGGCATAAAGCAGAAACATGGCGCCGATGAAAAAGAGCGCGAGGAAGCCGAACAGCTTCCACCAATGGCCCGCGGTCAAATCCCAGCTGCGCCTGAGCGTCGCAATCGGTCCAACCGGCTCCGCGGTCGCAACCGGGGCACTCATGACCATTCTCACGCCGATGTAGCAAAAGACCGCGAAATAAAGGATCGCCGCCACGCCAAGCCCCGGTGAGCTCTCGATGGTGGTTGCGCTCGTCTTGGTCACTGGGACACCGATCGCCGCCAGCACGAAGACAAAGGGAATGGCGATGAGGAATAGAGCGATGACGACCAAAATTGCCGCGACCAGATAGATCAGCGTGCGCCGCGCGCCATGCCCGATGGCCTCGGCGACAGTGACCGATGGCGCAAGCGCGAGCCGGATCAGCGCCAATTGGCCCGCGAGCGCGACGAGCGAGGCAATGAGTCCGACGACCGAAACCCACATTGGCCCTTCAGGGTCTGCCATCCCTCGTGGGCTGATCAGCCCGGTGATCACGGTCGGCAGCGCAACCAGACAGAGCGCGACGCTCACGAACAGCCGCCCGTCGCGCGCAAGAATCTCCTTGCTGTCGTCCCAGGCCTTCGAAATCGACAGTGCGGTCATTCTCACCCTTTCTAGAGGTCTCGCCGTTATGCGGGCCCGCGCGCAGCCGCGCAATCGTCCCTTGCCCGGCAAGTCGCGCGGAGCCATCTGCTGCTAGTATGGACCCGCCGGACGACATCGAGTGGCGCGTGAGCGAGCAACCCGTCCCCTATGAGGAGGCGCTCGCCTTCATGAATGCCCGCGCCGAGACGATACGCGCGGGCACGGCGAGCGAGTGCATCTGGCTGCTGGAGCATCCTCCGCTGTTCACCGCCGGCACGAGCGCCGACGCGGCCGAACTGTTCAATCCGCTCGATTTCCCCGTCTACGAAGCCGGCCGAGGCGGCCGCTACACCTATCACGGTCCCGGTCAGCGCGTCGGCTATGTCCTTCTCGACCTCGAAAAGCGCGGCAAGGACATTCGCCGTTTCGTTCACCGCCTCGAAGGCTGGATCATCGATACCCTCGCCGAGCTCGGCGTTTCCGCGCACCCCGCACCGGGCCGCATCGGCATCTGGGTCGGCGAAGGCCCAAGCGAAGCGAAGATCGGCGCGCTTGGCGTGCGGGTGAAGCGCTGGGTCACGCTTCACGGATTCTCGCTCAATGTCGATCCGGATCTGTCACATTTTGGCGGTATCATTCCTTGTGGCATCGCGGAATTCGGCGTGACCAGCCTCGCGGAGCAGGGGAAACAAATTGGCATGTCAGGTGTTGATGCGGCCCTGAAGCGTCGTTTCCCTTCATTTCTCAACGGGTTGCACGACCCCTGTAAAGTCTCTTGATGCAGGCGCGCGCTTCAGACTATTGTCCGCGCGATTTGCGAAGCGGGCTCTTCCGATGCAGATCGCAATAATTAGGGAGTCTTGAATGCGTGCTCTTATCCTGGTCGCTGGTGCGGCCCTGGCGGTTGCGGCTTGCAGCAGCAAGGACAACGCCAATAACACGATGAACGTCGATGAGAATCTCACGACGACTGACATGAACGCGACGGACATGAATGCGACCACCGACATGAACGCGACCGACGCGAACATGGCGATGAACGCTGCCGACGCCGCGAACACTGCTGCTGACGCCGCCAACAGCGCTGCTGTTTCGGCTAACGCTGCTGCCAACAACGCGATGTAATTCGCGAAACGCCTCCGCAAGGAGGCGTTGGCGTTTCAAGAGGCTGCCGGTTATGCCGGCAGCCTCTTTTTTTTGGCTAAGGTCCCGGAGTCTCTCATGCGCCGCTTGATCATCGTCGCCGCCGTTGCAACGCTCGCGCTAGGCGCCTGCAAAAAAAATGCTCAAAGCGACAACAACATGACCGTCGACGAGAATTTGACGGCCGATAGCATCGTTTCCAACGATATTACGGCGATCGATGCCGTTACTGGCGATGCCGCGAACATGGCCGCCGACGTCAATTACACTGTTGAAGCGGACAATGAGACTGACAACCTGTCGGAGGGCAACGTCACCAAACCTTCAGCCGTCAGCAAGCCGCGTCCGAAGCCGTCGAAAACAAAGACTGAAGCACCGGCCGGCAACACCGCGGCTGCGTCGAACGCGACCGAATAGGCTATTGAATCCCGACCAGCTTGTGAGACTGGAGCGATAATCGCCACGTCGGCCGCTCCATCGCCAGCCTGATCGCCGCCTGGACGGCCTCCTCGCGCGTCGCGCAATCCATCGGCTGGACCAGGAAATTGTCGAAGTCCCAGCCCTCGAGCTCGGCCGGATCGATCCCCTCTTGCGGCCACACCAGCTTCAGCTCGTTGCCGCGTCGTTGCACGACCTTCGTCCCCGCCTTCGGACTTACGCAAATCCAGTCGATTCCTTCCGCCGCCGGAAGGGTCCCATTCGTCTCGACCGCCACCCGAAAGCCGCGCGTATGCAAGGCATCGATCAGGGCACCATCCAGCTGAAGCATCGGCTCGCCGCCGGTGATGACCACTAGCCGCTCCGCCGCGCCCTCGCCCCACAGGCGCTCGATCTGCCCGGCCAAGTCGTCCGCGCTGGCGAACTTGCCCCCGCCCTCGCCGTCCGTCCCCACGAAATCCGTGTCGCAGAACCGACAATCGGCCGTGACCCGGTCCTGCTCGCGCCCCGACCACAGATTGCACCCCGCAAAGCGCAGAAACACCGCTCGGCTGCCCGACTGCACGCCCTCGCCCTGAAGGGTCAGGAAGCATTCCTTGACGGCGTAGGTCATGCGTAAGCCGTCGGGTCCTTGATCCCCGCGTCGGCAAAGCCTTTGGCGCGGAGGCGGCACGCGTCGCAACGGCCGCAGGCGCGCCCGTCCGGCAACGGATCGTAGCAGCTGTGGCTAAGCGCCGCGTCGAGCCCAAGACGCTCCGCTTCCCGCGCAATGTCCGCCTTGGTCATCTCCTGCAGCGGCGAGTGGATCGTGAAGCGCCCACCCTCGACACCCGCCTTCGTCGCGACATTCGCCAGCCGTTCGAACTCGGCGACAAACTCGGGCCGACAATCGGGATAGCCCGAATAATCTAGCGCATTGACCCCGATATAGATGTCACGGGCCCCGCTCGCCTCCGCGAGACCGAGCGCAAGGCTGAGGAAAATCGTGTTGCGCGCCGGCACGTAGGTAACCGGAATGCCCTCGCCCACGCCCTCTTTGGGCACGTCGACATCGCTCGTCAGCGCCGAGCCGCCGAATGCCCGGAGGTCCATGGGCAGGACGATGTGCCGGTCCGCCAGGCGTGCCGCGATCGTCCGCGCAGCGTCCAGCTCAACACGATGCCGCTGGCCGTAATCGATCGTCAGCGCGGTAACCGAAAAGCCCGCCTCGCGCGCAAGCCCCGCGCAGACCATCGAATCGAGCCCGCCGGAAAGAAGCACGACCGCCGTCTTCACAGCTTGATTCCCAGCCGTGGCGCCGCCCAGAACCACAGGGCGTAGAGTGCCAGCGTGCCCATGACCACGATCGCGAGGCTCACCCAGAACCCGACCCCCGACCGAATCAGCATCGGCAATACCAGGAACAGCGGCAGCGAAGGCAGGACAAACCAGAAGGCGCCCATCGATAGCTCGGCGACTCGCTCAGGGTCGTTCGTGTCCCGCCACAGCCACAGCATTGCCAGCAGCGACGTCAGCGGCAGCGACGCGACGAGTCCACCCCAGCCGGGATAGCGCCGCGCGATCTCGGAGACCGCGGCGACGATGATTCCGGACAGCCCGGCTTTGATGATCAAGTACAGCACGCGCGCGCCCTTAAGCCGTGCAAACGCACAAAAGAAGGGCCGCCATCTTGCGAGTGGCGGCCCAGGTTTCGGGCATCGCTGCCCGATTGGGAGGAAAGCGTGCCAATCCGGCACTCGTCCTCAATAACCCCTCGTGGTTAAACGAGGCCTTAATGGCGCGAGGCTGTCGCGGAACAATCGCCCACGCGCCGCGCCTGAATCACGTAGTTGAACGGAAGACTTTGGGCGATGCCCTGCGTCTCGATCCGGAGCGAACGCGGCGTAATCGACTCGATCCGGCTCCGCCCGAAGCCGGCCGCGCCGCAGCTATATTCGACGACCGTCGATGAAGCGTTGTCGCTGATCACCCTGGCCGAACAGCTTCGGTTGCGGTGCTCGAACCGCGCGAGCGGCGCGATGTCGGTCAGACATTGTTTCAGCGGCCCCCTGGCTCCGGGGACCCCGCTGACTTCCCAAAGTCCAGGCGCAGCCTGGAATAACGCCGACGGCCGCTGCGCCGCGGTCAGCGCCAGCGTCCCTGCAATTGCGGCCCCGGCCACGCCTAGAAGCTTAGCGATCGCCATCGGACGTTTCCTATCATGCACAATTTAGCCGCATGAAGTGAAAATTGATCAGGCGATGTCTTTCGGGTCAAGCGCGAAGCTCGACGAGCAAAAAGCGCAGTCCACCCGGATGAAGCCGTCGTCGCCGACCATGTCCTTGCGCTCTTCGGCCGGGAAGCGCGCGATCACCGATTGCACATAGGCCGGGTCGCAACGGCACCCTTTGCTGAGCGGCAGTGCCGCCAGCGTGCGCACTTCCTCCTCCTCGTGGAACAGCCGCCACAGCAGATGGTCCAGCGGAAGCGCGGGATCGGTCAGCTCCTCACTCTTTACCGACCCGCCCATGATCGCCACGTGGGGCCAGTCGGGATGGTCGAGCCGCGTGTGCAGCCGCTCGCGCCCGTCCTCGCCTTCCGGCAAATGCTGGAGCAGCAGGCCGCCCGCGATCCAGCGCCCGTCGCGCTTCTGGGTCACGAGCCGGACGAGACTCGGAATCTGCTCCGACTGTGCGAAATAGCTTTGCGCCGCGTCGGCCAGCGTCTTGCCCTCCAGCGGCACGATGCCCTGATAGCGCTCCTTCGAAACCGGCTGGTCGAAGGTGATCGCGAGATAGCCGTCGCCGAACAGCTCGGCGAGGCCCGGGCTCACGGACCCGTCAGCCAGCTTCTCCTTGTCGTAGCGGACATAGCCGCGCAGCTCGCCGCGCAGATAATCGCAGACCATCAGGTCGATGATCCCGCCCTGCGTCTGTGCCTGCAGCGTCATTTGCCCGTCCGGCTCCTTGAGCAGCGAGCCGAGCAATGCCGTCAGCGTCAGCGCCTCGGCCAGCACGCGCTCGATCAGCGGAGGGTAGCTGTGACTACCCAGCACCGCGTCGATGACGGGCCCAAGCCGGGCAATCCGCCCCCGCGCGTTACGCGACGGAATGGCGACGCCGAGCACGGCGTCGGTCGTAAGTTCGATTTCGGACATGCAAGAAAGATAGGATCGCCAGGCCTGAGCGACAACCGAGGCAGTACGGCTGGTTGGGAACCGTCTTCAGACGACTTGCAGAGTCCGCTTCCGCCACCCCGCAGATACC
This portion of the Sphingomonas limnosediminicola genome encodes:
- the lipB gene encoding lipoyl(octanoyl) transferase LipB, with the protein product MDPPDDIEWRVSEQPVPYEEALAFMNARAETIRAGTASECIWLLEHPPLFTAGTSADAAELFNPLDFPVYEAGRGGRYTYHGPGQRVGYVLLDLEKRGKDIRRFVHRLEGWIIDTLAELGVSAHPAPGRIGIWVGEGPSEAKIGALGVRVKRWVTLHGFSLNVDPDLSHFGGIIPCGIAEFGVTSLAEQGKQIGMSGVDAALKRRFPSFLNGLHDPCKVS
- the queE gene encoding 7-carboxy-7-deazaguanine synthase; this translates as MTYAVKECFLTLQGEGVQSGSRAVFLRFAGCNLWSGREQDRVTADCRFCDTDFVGTDGEGGGKFASADDLAGQIERLWGEGAAERLVVITGGEPMLQLDGALIDALHTRGFRVAVETNGTLPAAEGIDWICVSPKAGTKVVQRRGNELKLVWPQEGIDPAELEGWDFDNFLVQPMDCATREEAVQAAIRLAMERPTWRLSLQSHKLVGIQ
- the queC gene encoding 7-cyano-7-deazaguanine synthase QueC, encoding MKTAVVLLSGGLDSMVCAGLAREAGFSVTALTIDYGQRHRVELDAARTIAARLADRHIVLPMDLRAFGGSALTSDVDVPKEGVGEGIPVTYVPARNTIFLSLALGLAEASGARDIYIGVNALDYSGYPDCRPEFVAEFERLANVATKAGVEGGRFTIHSPLQEMTKADIAREAERLGLDAALSHSCYDPLPDGRACGRCDACRLRAKGFADAGIKDPTAYA
- a CDS encoding DUF3147 family protein, which gives rise to MLYLIIKAGLSGIIVAAVSEIARRYPGWGGLVASLPLTSLLAMLWLWRDTNDPERVAELSMGAFWFVLPSLPLFLVLPMLIRSGVGFWVSLAIVVMGTLALYALWFWAAPRLGIKL
- a CDS encoding DUF3617 domain-containing protein; the protein is MAIAKLLGVAGAAIAGTLALTAAQRPSALFQAAPGLWEVSGVPGARGPLKQCLTDIAPLARFEHRNRSCSARVISDNASSTVVEYSCGAAGFGRSRIESITPRSLRIETQGIAQSLPFNYVIQARRVGDCSATASRH
- a CDS encoding Hsp33 family molecular chaperone HslO yields the protein MSEIELTTDAVLGVAIPSRNARGRIARLGPVIDAVLGSHSYPPLIERVLAEALTLTALLGSLLKEPDGQMTLQAQTQGGIIDLMVCDYLRGELRGYVRYDKEKLADGSVSPGLAELFGDGYLAITFDQPVSKERYQGIVPLEGKTLADAAQSYFAQSEQIPSLVRLVTQKRDGRWIAGGLLLQHLPEGEDGRERLHTRLDHPDWPHVAIMGGSVKSEELTDPALPLDHLLWRLFHEEEEVRTLAALPLSKGCRCDPAYVQSVIARFPAEERKDMVGDDGFIRVDCAFCSSSFALDPKDIA